From the genome of Nicotiana tabacum cultivar K326 chromosome 2, ASM71507v2, whole genome shotgun sequence:
TAAAATTTGAGTtgattctaagtaatttaaattataattttatccaatgcaaaatatatttttaaagggtaaaaaaggcgaacgacatttcactaagggctttcgtgcttttaatatataattacttcatttaaaatttaatctaactgtCTAATTACACTTATGCAACCAAATAGTAAACTTGTAATTATACTATAATTATACTATGACAAACAAACAGGTCGtcataattataatattatataatttaCCAGGCTGTGTAATTACTACCCTAGTAATTAGACCAATTCCAATTACGtggtggctttccaaacagacCCTAAAAAGCAAAGAGTAAAGGTGATTCTTTAAGCAATTCATGTGAATGATTTTAAGGCCCCGTTTGTccagtttttttattttatttttttcaaaaatgtgtttgtccatgaaattttgtaattttttttgaaaataattttttcaaaaaGCCAAAAAGTGGTTTTGacctctttttcaaaattttcataattttatttccCCACTAACAAAActgtaatattttttcaagtgaaatacatatccaaatataattttaaatttcaaatatcattattcaacttaactccaaataatattttttttcaaaaattataattcttatgtccaaacgcctactaataCTTAATAGTTTTGGTAGAATGTGCAAAAGATATTTTACAACGGGGCTAAAGGTTCAAACACAAACAGCACCAAAAGCCCTTCAGAAACTAACAAAAAATTGGAAAAGGCGATTTGCCAACACTTCTCCTAGTCCTACTCTACTGTGTGACTGTGTGAATAGAGTGCAACAACACCATCAGTAGCCAAAACTccggctctctctctctctgtctctctctttttctcttcaatTTAAGGTTTGCATTTTCTCTCTATATATATCTTGTTCCTTTTTCGCAGTTTTAGGTTTTAGGTTTACAATTTTTTTAGCGCCTTTATACAATCCATACAGTTGTAAGAGGGAGCCAAAGCTTATGAGTTTGAGATTGTAATCTAAGTTACTTTActgttctaaattaataatttgtaccaTATTCAATTAATAACTCAagacaaatatataatttgaacTAAAGCTGCTGGGTTGGACCAAACTCGTAAGCCACACTCTAGCTTCGCCCCTGATTGTAAGTTTTTTTATTCTTCTGAGGTTGTTTTCTTTGTGGGTTTTTGTAATGCTACTTAATAAAGATTGTTTTTTTTTCCTGTTCATGCTATTgcattttcttcttgtttttttgctTTGCTGCTATCTGGGCTGTGTTAACGTTATGCTATATTATACTTTGTTAAATCTGAAAAATGTGGCCTAGTTTTTGGAGTTTGACAATTTATATCTGTTAGTCACTCTATATTATTGAGTATTGGTATTTGGAAACTCTTTACAGCTACCCTTTACAAGTTTCCTCTAATCATATGCAATGGCGAAGCTAGAAATTTTGCtaagggtgttcaaaatttaatatatatgtataaaaagtaatatttgacgCATATAAACAGTATAACTTtcacaagataggggtaaggtttgcgtacacattaccctccccagaccccacaagTGGGaatgtgggattacactgggtttgttgttgctGCTCTTGTTGTATAAAAAGTTGAAGATAAGGCACAATGGAAGAGGAAAATCCATATAGGTGATACCTACTAGCTGGGAATAGGTTTTAGACATGGTTATATACCTACTACCTACTATTACTCTTATTTATACtcccctccgttccaatttatgtgaacctgtttgactgggcacggagttaaAGAATTTTTTAAAATCTTTCTACTTgcatttttagtttattttggtaATGACGACGATGTGAGTTGAGCTAAATGAAAAATTGAGGATTCATATTGtcgaccccaacttgtttgggactgaggtgTAGCTGTTGTTTGTGTTCAAAGTGACCACCCTTCAGTCACTATAGCTCGGTCCCAATATTCATATGTGGTTCTTAGTTTCTGTTTTATTGATTTGCAGGTGCTGAAATAAAATATTGGGCTGAATTTTCAGATATTATTTAGGTGGTTGGTTGTATTTTTTAATTCCTGGGATAATCAGATTAGTTTGAGTTGAGTGTGGGATTTTGCTGTTATGGCTACTTGTACATCAGCTGTGTTTATGCCTCCTGATACGCGACGGTCACGTGGAGTGTTGACTCTTCTTGGTGGAAGACTTTGCGCCTTGAAAATGCAAGATGAGAAGATTGGATTTTTGGGAGTTAACCAAAAGGGTAGTTCGAGTTTGCCCCAATTCAAGTGTTCTTCCAATTCCCATAGCGTCAACCAATATCAAAATaaagattcatttctaaatttGCATCCTGAAATTTCGTTACTTAGAGGCGAAGAAAGCTCGAGCGGAAATGTCACTGAGAGCTTGATGGATTCCTCACGCTCGAACAATTTTAATGAGGCGAAAATCAAGGTGGTTGGTGTAGGAGGTGGCGGATCGAATGCAGTAAATCGCATGATTGAGAGTTCGATGAAGGGTGTAGAGTTTTGGATTGTGAACACTGATATTCAAGCAATGAGGATGTCACCTGTAGCGGCTGAGCAGCGACTTCCGATAGGTCAAGAACTTACAAGGGGACTTGGTGCAGGTGGTAATCCAGATATAGGGATGAACGCCGCGAACGAAAGCAAGCAGGCGATTGAAGAAGCTGTCTACGGCGCAGACATGGTTTTTGTTACTGTAAGTTCAGCCTTTGTTTAACATGATTACTTTATTGGAAAAAAGGAGTTTGGGGTTATATGGAATTTACCTTAtatcctttgtttttttttcagcTCTCTGGTCTGTCAGAAGTTTAGATTTCATTTACTATTGTATAGCAACTTCtgatctttctttcttctatctgCCTATTGCCTTcatattgcatatgcttcaagctTGAAGAGAATGAGTGGAAGAAGGAATCATATCGATTTTGAAATAAAACACGAGTATCTTAATAGCCATTAACACTACCTTAAACAAACTTGAAGTATCTATAACAATGAAATAATCCCCTGTATCCCATTTTATGTGTTTCTTTCAAACTTGAAGTATCTATAACAAGTAACTGTATTTCACGAAAAAGGATCTGGTTTTACTACATCATCGTTGCAAAGAGTTAATAAACTTTCAAAACCTAGAGAAAAATGGATAAATGAATGAGAGACTATATTGGTACAAGGATAAATGGATGGTAACTGAATTGGTGATTGTAGCATGGCCAGATCTTAGTATCAATAAAGTCCCATACCAAGCTTTTATGAACAGTAAATGATGTCCGGAAGTCACAGTTAAAATTCTTAATGTGAAGAGACATCTTTTAGCATGCTCATCAAAAAGGATGTTTTATCTTAGAAAAAGGGGGCAGCCCACTGCACAAAGTATCCCGCATTCACGTAGGGTggggggaagggccgcaccccgaGGAGTGTGATGTAGATGGTGTACCCTAACGCTAGCgttagtggctgcttccacggttcgaactcgtgacctataggtcacatggAGACAACTTTATCGTTGCTCCAAAGCTCCCTTCACGTTTTACTCTCCCACTTTTGTTTCTTTCTCACATGTGGTTTCCAACATGTTATGTGCAGGCTGGAATGGGTGGAGGAACAGGGACTGGTGCAGCTCCTATAATTGCAGGAACTGCTAAATCAATGGGTATCTTAACTGTTGGTATTGTTACAACCCCCTTTTCTTTCGAGGGGCGAAGACGAGCAGTTCAAGCCCAAGAAGGTATTGCAGCTTTGAGAGAAAATGTCGATACTCTAATTGTCATTCCAAATGACAAATTATTGACAGCTGTTTCTCCATCGACCCCGGTAACTGAAGCTTTTAACCTGGCTGATGATATTCTTCGGCAAGGAGTTCGTGGAATTTCTGATATTATTACGGTAAATATCTATATTCCCCTGTACCTTAGTGTAAACTGAAAGATGTATATGAAGTGAATACTCTAATGAAGTTTCTAAGTCATTGACAGGCTTAGCCGGATCTGTATATCGTTCTGTGTACTTGTGCTATTTACAATCATTAGTAaaactttattttataaaaaaacatatatatttcaTCACCGTTTTTTCTTGTTATGCTGTTAAATTATTTTTGCCTTTTAATACATGATGCTCGTCACTTGCTATCCAACTTTGATTGGCCTAATGTATGCCCTAGAATTGAttttaatcaatcaatcaactatgtCTTAATCCCAAACTAGATTTGGTAATGCCCTAAAATTGATTTAACGATGCTTAGTTCCTTCCTTTGGACAAACTGGTCCGTAACTACAATAAAACTTGATCGGGGAAGTTTACCATTTTTTTGGTGATGGTGGCGGGGGATGGTGACCTCGGTAATTCAGTGTATAATTTCTCCAAGTATTCATGTTTCTGCATTTTGTTTAACCTTTTCCAAAAGTCTGCCATTGTCACAGCATCATTTTCT
Proteins encoded in this window:
- the LOC107777306 gene encoding cell division protein FtsZ homolog 2-2, chloroplastic-like isoform X1 — protein: MATCTSAVFMPPDTRRSRGVLTLLGGRLCALKMQDEKIGFLGVNQKGSSSLPQFKCSSNSHSVNQYQNKDSFLNLHPEISLLRGEESSSGNVTESLMDSSRSNNFNEAKIKVVGVGGGGSNAVNRMIESSMKGVEFWIVNTDIQAMRMSPVAAEQRLPIGQELTRGLGAGGNPDIGMNAANESKQAIEEAVYGADMVFVTAGMGGGTGTGAAPIIAGTAKSMGILTVGIVTTPFSFEGRRRAVQAQEGIAALRENVDTLIVIPNDKLLTAVSPSTPVTEAFNLADDILRQGVRGISDIITIPGLVNVDFADVRAIMANAGSSLMGIGTATGKTRARDAALNAIQSPLLDIGIERATGIVWNITGGSDLTLFEVNAAAEVIYDLVDPSANLIFGAVIDPSISGQVSITLIATGFKRQEESDGRPLQGNQLTQGDVSLGNNRRPASFLEGGSVEIPEFLRKKGRSRYPRA
- the LOC107777306 gene encoding cell division protein FtsZ homolog 2-2, chloroplastic-like isoform X2; translation: MATCTSAVFMPPDTRRSRGVLTLLGGRLCALKMQDEKIGFLGVNQKGSSSLPQFKCSSNSHSVNQYQNKDSFLNLHPEISLLRGEESSSGNVTESLMDSSRSNNFNEAKIKVVGVGGGGSNAVNRMIESSMKGVEFWIVNTDIQAMRMSPVAAEQRLPIGQELTRGLGAGGNPDIGMNAANESKQAIEEAVYGADMVFVTAGMGGGTGTGAAPIIAGTAKSMGILTVGIVTTPFSFEGRRRAVQAQEGIAALRENVDTLIVIPNDKLLTAVSPSTPVTEAFNLADDILRQGVRGISDIITIPGLVNVDFADVRAIMANAGSSLMGIGTATGKTRARDAALNAIQSPLLDIGIERATGIVWNITGGSDLTLFEVNAAAEVIYDLVDPSANLIFGAVIDPSISGQVSITLIATGFKRQEESDGRPLQGNQLTQGDVSLGNNGRPASFMQGRR